One window from the genome of Kaistella carnis encodes:
- the gcvT gene encoding glycine cleavage system aminomethyltransferase GcvT: MKRTSLFDKHVSLGAKMVPFAGFEMPVQYGGVTQEHFAVREKVGLFDVSHMGQFFVEGPAAKDLLQYVGTNNVNSLENGKAQYTCLPNGNGGIVDDLIVYKMTDEKYFVVVNASNIEKDWDHISKHNEKFGAKLTNASDEMSLLAIQGPKATETLQKITDINLSEIPYYHFSVGTVAGVSDVIISNTGYTGSGGFEIYFKNEDALKLWDAIIEAGEEFGLIPCGLASRDTLRLEKGFCLYGNDIDDTTSPLEAGLGWITKFDKDFVDKERFAKQKEEGVTKKLVGFEMQERAIPRHDYLVVDAEGNEIGKVTSGTMSPMKNIGIGLAYVATDHNKVGSDIYIQIRNKNVPAKVVKTPFV; the protein is encoded by the coding sequence ATGAAAAGAACTTCGTTATTTGATAAACACGTATCGCTTGGTGCGAAAATGGTGCCTTTTGCAGGTTTTGAAATGCCCGTACAATATGGCGGTGTTACGCAGGAGCATTTTGCAGTGCGTGAAAAAGTAGGATTATTTGATGTTTCTCACATGGGTCAGTTTTTCGTGGAAGGTCCTGCTGCAAAAGATTTGCTCCAGTATGTAGGAACCAATAATGTGAATTCCCTTGAAAACGGAAAGGCGCAGTACACATGTTTACCAAACGGAAACGGCGGAATTGTAGACGATTTGATCGTTTATAAGATGACGGATGAAAAATATTTTGTGGTCGTAAATGCTTCTAATATCGAGAAAGACTGGGATCATATTTCGAAACACAATGAGAAATTTGGAGCGAAATTAACCAATGCTTCAGATGAAATGTCCCTTTTGGCGATTCAAGGTCCGAAAGCGACGGAAACATTACAAAAAATAACGGATATAAATCTTTCAGAGATTCCGTATTATCATTTTTCTGTGGGAACGGTTGCGGGAGTTTCAGACGTGATTATTTCAAATACCGGTTATACAGGAAGCGGCGGTTTCGAAATTTATTTTAAAAATGAAGATGCCCTTAAACTTTGGGATGCGATCATAGAAGCCGGCGAAGAATTTGGATTGATTCCTTGTGGATTGGCGTCCAGAGATACTTTACGTTTAGAAAAAGGATTCTGCTTATACGGAAATGATATTGATGATACGACTTCGCCGCTGGAGGCAGGTTTAGGCTGGATCACGAAATTCGATAAAGATTTTGTGGACAAAGAGCGTTTTGCAAAACAAAAAGAAGAAGGAGTTACTAAAAAACTCGTTGGTTTCGAAATGCAGGAACGAGCAATCCCGAGACATGATTATTTGGTCGTGGATGCGGAAGGAAATGAAATTGGAAAAGTAACTTCCGGCACGATGAGTCCGATGAAAAATATTGGAATTGGTTTGGCTTATGTGGCGACCGATCATAATAAAGTCGGTTCAGACATTTATATTCAAATCAGGAATAAAAATGTTCCGGCAAAAGTAGTAAAAACTCCTTTTGTTTAA
- the idi gene encoding isopentenyl-diphosphate Delta-isomerase: MEEQVVLISEKDEVLGLMDKMQAHKNGILHRAFSVFLFNEKGEILLQKRAAEKYHSPNQWTNAVCSHPRVDETYMEGAQRRLKEELGIEAELTPKFHFIYKADVGGNLWEHELDHVFTGHYNGDFTLNSDEVSEIRFITMEALDEEIKSNPEHFTEWFKIILGEYKDRL, from the coding sequence ATGGAAGAACAAGTAGTTTTAATTTCAGAGAAGGACGAAGTTTTGGGCCTGATGGATAAAATGCAGGCTCACAAAAATGGAATTCTGCACCGGGCTTTTTCGGTTTTTTTATTTAATGAGAAGGGTGAGATTCTGCTGCAGAAAAGAGCCGCAGAAAAATACCATTCTCCTAACCAATGGACCAATGCCGTCTGTTCCCACCCAAGAGTTGATGAAACTTACATGGAAGGTGCGCAACGTCGCTTAAAAGAAGAATTGGGAATTGAAGCAGAGCTGACTCCAAAATTTCACTTTATTTACAAAGCCGATGTAGGTGGAAATCTTTGGGAACACGAACTGGATCATGTGTTCACCGGACATTACAACGGAGATTTTACTCTAAATTCAGATGAAGTTTCAGAAATTAGATTTATAACGATGGAAGCACTGGATGAAGAAATTAAATCTAATCCGGAGCATTTTACGGAATGGTTTAAGATTATTCTGGGGGAATATAAAGACAGGCTTTAG
- a CDS encoding LNS2 domain-containing protein, with protein MELEYKDHLSPMLKGDVKNYLIDIDGTITDDVPNEEPERMITAEPYLDALETINRWYDQGHIICFFTSRTENLKQITIDWLDKHGFKYHSVLCGKPRGGNYHWIDNHLVKATRYKGKFTDMVEKQETIEVFKD; from the coding sequence ATGGAATTAGAATATAAAGATCATTTAAGCCCAATGTTGAAGGGAGATGTGAAAAATTATCTCATTGATATTGATGGAACAATCACAGATGACGTGCCGAATGAAGAGCCCGAAAGAATGATTACCGCAGAACCTTATCTGGACGCCTTGGAAACCATTAACAGATGGTACGACCAAGGTCATATCATTTGCTTTTTTACATCCAGAACCGAAAACTTAAAACAGATTACCATCGACTGGCTCGATAAACATGGCTTCAAATATCATAGTGTCCTTTGTGGGAAACCGCGGGGAGGCAATTACCACTGGATTGATAATCATTTGGTAAAAGCAACCCGGTATAAAGGGAAATTTACCGACATGGTGGAGAAACAGGAAACAATTGAAGTTTTTAAAGATTAA
- a CDS encoding D-2-hydroxyacid dehydrogenase encodes MKILANDGLDQSGIDALTESGFEVITQKVPQEFLADFINEHQIRTLLVRSATEVRKELIDACPSLEIIGRGGVGMDNIDVEYARSKNIHVINTPSASSASVAELVFAHLFCGARFLQDSNRKMPLLGDSQFNQLKKTYAAGIELRGKTIGIVGMGRIGQEVARIALGLGMRVIAADNNIGKASIKVKFYNNQFINVDIETEPLEDVLKHADFITLHVPAQKEGCMIGAPEISKMKDGVVIINCSRGGVVEEDALLEALNSGKVAFAGLDVFNNEPTPSKEILNHPKISLTPHTGASTVEAQDRIGLSLAEQICSILQIH; translated from the coding sequence ATGAAGATATTAGCAAATGACGGTTTAGATCAATCAGGTATTGATGCATTGACTGAAAGTGGTTTCGAAGTGATCACCCAAAAAGTTCCACAAGAGTTTTTAGCGGATTTTATTAATGAACATCAGATTCGAACTTTGCTAGTTCGAAGCGCGACGGAAGTTCGCAAAGAACTCATTGATGCTTGCCCTAGTTTAGAGATCATCGGTCGTGGTGGCGTTGGTATGGATAATATTGATGTGGAGTACGCCCGGTCAAAAAACATACATGTTATTAATACGCCTTCAGCTTCTTCAGCATCAGTGGCAGAATTGGTTTTTGCCCATTTATTTTGTGGTGCCCGTTTTTTACAGGATTCCAACAGAAAAATGCCACTTCTGGGTGATTCGCAATTTAACCAGTTAAAAAAAACCTATGCTGCAGGAATTGAACTGCGCGGCAAAACCATTGGTATTGTGGGGATGGGAAGAATCGGTCAGGAGGTTGCCAGAATTGCCCTTGGTTTGGGAATGCGAGTAATTGCAGCGGACAACAATATTGGAAAAGCGAGTATTAAGGTAAAGTTTTACAATAATCAGTTCATCAATGTTGACATTGAAACTGAACCGCTGGAAGACGTATTAAAGCATGCTGATTTCATAACCCTTCATGTTCCTGCTCAAAAAGAAGGTTGCATGATCGGTGCTCCGGAAATTTCTAAAATGAAAGACGGCGTGGTGATTATCAATTGTAGCAGAGGTGGAGTTGTTGAAGAAGATGCCTTATTAGAAGCCCTGAATTCTGGAAAAGTTGCCTTCGCCGGTCTGGATGTTTTTAATAATGAACCGACCCCTTCAAAAGAAATTTTGAACCATCCGAAAATTTCCTTAACACCTCACACCGGAGCATCAACTGTAGAAGCTCAGGATCGTATCGGACTTTCTTTAGCGGAGCAGATCTGCAGTATTTTGCAGATTCACTAA
- the mscL gene encoding large conductance mechanosensitive channel protein MscL produces MGLVQEFKDFAFKGNVVDLAVAVIIGGAFGKIVSSFVDDVITPLLLNPALKAAGAENIAQLTWNGVQYGNFLSAVLSFFVIALVLFMVIKAVNKVNKPKEVAPAGPTDDQVLLTEIRDLLKNK; encoded by the coding sequence ATGGGATTAGTACAAGAATTTAAAGATTTTGCATTCAAAGGCAATGTAGTAGATTTAGCTGTAGCTGTTATCATTGGTGGTGCATTTGGAAAAATTGTTTCCTCTTTTGTAGATGATGTAATTACTCCACTACTGTTAAATCCAGCTCTGAAAGCAGCGGGTGCAGAAAATATCGCACAACTTACCTGGAACGGGGTGCAATATGGAAACTTCCTTTCTGCAGTGCTAAGTTTCTTCGTGATCGCTTTGGTGTTGTTTATGGTTATAAAAGCGGTAAACAAAGTTAATAAGCCAAAAGAAGTTGCTCCAGCCGGACCAACTGACGATCAAGTATTATTGACTGAAATTAGAGATCTGTTGAAAAACAAATAA